From the genome of Haloterrigena sp. KLK7, one region includes:
- a CDS encoding sulfite exporter TauE/SafE family protein gives MTAVALAPSPSAVVAFPGLDRLVADATLASTAGPGLGLEHADLVVLFVVGLLAGAHCLGMCGPLVTTYADRVGAASDKRRDDALTGYEVRQHALFNLGRTASYAAIGGLFGLLGAATVASSEAVAAVGDSVRGATGVLVGIAIIASGLYYVRGRTAVPGHDLPIVGTLFRRLSGLLSSRVDRLATSPGIAALGAVHGLMPCPIIYPAYLYAFAVGSPTRGALSLAVLGLGTIPTLFAYGTVLTALESATRVRLHRGLGVAFVVLGYVPLSHGLMLYGIHLPHLPLPFAPPF, from the coding sequence ATGACCGCCGTGGCACTCGCACCGTCCCCGTCCGCTGTCGTCGCTTTTCCCGGACTCGACCGGCTCGTCGCCGACGCGACGCTCGCGAGCACCGCCGGTCCGGGGCTCGGACTCGAGCACGCGGACCTGGTCGTCCTCTTCGTCGTCGGACTGCTGGCCGGCGCCCACTGTCTGGGGATGTGCGGGCCGCTGGTGACGACCTACGCCGATCGGGTCGGCGCCGCCAGCGACAAGCGCCGCGACGACGCGCTCACCGGCTACGAGGTGCGCCAGCACGCGCTGTTCAACCTCGGTCGGACGGCGAGCTACGCGGCGATCGGGGGCCTCTTCGGCCTCCTCGGTGCGGCGACGGTCGCCTCGAGCGAGGCCGTCGCCGCGGTCGGCGACTCCGTCAGGGGCGCGACGGGCGTCCTCGTCGGGATCGCCATCATCGCGAGCGGCCTCTACTACGTCCGCGGGCGGACGGCCGTCCCCGGTCACGATCTCCCCATCGTCGGGACGCTGTTCCGTCGGCTCTCGGGGCTGCTCTCGAGTCGGGTCGACCGGCTCGCGACGTCGCCGGGGATCGCGGCGCTCGGTGCCGTCCACGGACTCATGCCGTGTCCGATCATCTATCCGGCGTACCTCTACGCGTTCGCGGTCGGCTCGCCGACGCGCGGGGCGCTCTCGCTGGCCGTCCTCGGGCTCGGAACGATCCCGACGCTGTTCGCCTACGGGACCGTCCTGACCGCCCTCGAGTCCGCGACGCGCGTCCGGCTCCACCGGGGGCTCGGCGTCGCCTTCGTCGTCCTCGGCTACGTCCCCCTCTCGCACGGGCTGATGCTGTACGGGATCCACCTCCCGCACCTGCCGTTGCCGTTCGCACCCCCGTTCTAA
- a CDS encoding cytochrome-ba3 oxidase subunit, whose amino-acid sequence MTLETVTPRYAAAIGLLAVVPVLVYGVTNSGVAGLVSAVNVALIVGSLYLAMSPVEGAHGDHSGNGNGTAR is encoded by the coding sequence ATGACGCTCGAGACTGTCACGCCGCGGTACGCGGCTGCCATCGGACTGCTCGCGGTCGTTCCGGTCCTCGTCTACGGAGTCACGAACTCGGGGGTCGCCGGCCTCGTCAGCGCGGTCAACGTCGCACTGATCGTCGGCTCGCTGTACCTCGCGATGTCGCCGGTCGAGGGGGCACACGGCGACCACTCCGGAAACGGGAACGGAACCGCCCGTTGA
- a CDS encoding cytochrome c oxidase subunit II, giving the protein MNIHTYEKLWLAAAMVLIVGFIATITYGAVGPGVTMVSDDGGSIDPDAINDHERFGETGVTHVGGNEYEVDVVAQAWSYSPGEIEVPANSEVTFYVTSRDVTHSFSVVGTNINTMVIPGEVSEMTVEFDDPGEYGILCNEYCGQGHHNMEGKLNVVPEDEFEMTELDVEAPDEVDAGNETTINATVSDGMQTDLETTATLEIGDQQYEEDVAIEGAGSQSVEFAVDADELGAGDHDWTVTVDGEEESGTLTVADGNGGSDGGDGDA; this is encoded by the coding sequence ATGAACATCCACACCTACGAGAAGCTCTGGCTGGCCGCGGCGATGGTGTTGATCGTCGGCTTCATCGCGACGATCACGTACGGCGCCGTCGGGCCCGGCGTCACGATGGTCAGCGACGACGGCGGCTCGATCGACCCCGACGCGATCAACGACCACGAGCGGTTCGGCGAGACCGGCGTCACGCACGTCGGCGGCAACGAGTACGAGGTCGACGTCGTCGCGCAGGCGTGGTCGTACTCGCCGGGCGAGATCGAGGTGCCGGCCAACAGCGAGGTGACGTTCTACGTCACGAGCCGGGACGTGACTCACAGCTTCTCCGTGGTCGGGACGAACATCAACACGATGGTCATCCCCGGCGAGGTCTCGGAGATGACCGTCGAGTTCGACGACCCGGGCGAGTACGGCATCCTCTGTAACGAGTACTGCGGCCAGGGCCACCACAACATGGAGGGCAAGCTGAACGTCGTTCCCGAAGACGAGTTCGAGATGACCGAACTGGACGTCGAGGCCCCCGACGAGGTCGACGCGGGCAACGAAACGACGATCAACGCGACCGTCAGCGACGGAATGCAGACCGACCTCGAGACGACCGCGACCCTCGAGATCGGCGACCAGCAGTACGAAGAAGACGTCGCGATCGAGGGCGCCGGCAGCCAGTCCGTCGAGTTCGCGGTCGACGCCGACGAACTGGGCGCGGGCGACCACGACTGGACGGTGACCGTCGACGGCGAGGAGGAGAGCGGCACGCTCACCGTCGCGGACGGCAACGGCGGCTCCGACGGAGGTGACGGCGATGCGTAA
- a CDS encoding b(o/a)3-type cytochrome-c oxidase subunit 1 gives MRNAYVDQFPAEAKVIKAAFWSSFIALAIGGLLGLVQALHRTDVVRFIDSADYYTVLTAHGVLLAITFTIFFLVGIFTWAVTTSLERGVVDTRFTWSWYAMMVVGTVLVGVTIFAGFLEDAPEILGAPLNADVLFTFYAPLQAHPFFYVGLVLFVVGSWLAGVDWFRTWWAWRDENPDARIPLPTFMVLTTTLFWYICTFGVALSILVFLLPWSLGLVDSVNPLLTRTLFWYFGHAVVYFWLMPTYVMWYIMLPKFSGGKLFSDPLARVVFVLFLLLSTPLGIHHQYLDPGIAEGYKFIAMTNTMFLLLPSLLTAFTVVASMEHGARQRGGEGYLGWLRALPWRDPVFTGMALAGLMFAAAGFSGMINAGMNINYLVHNTWWVVGHFHLTVGTAVALTFMAAAYWFIPQVTGKALWNRSVALGQVLLWFIGMTFMSNAMHRSGLFGMPRRTAEPQYSGFEFEPAAGTVGEINAQVALGAVILTVSLALFLLNMVLTSFNGTSDAIPDNTYAGTLSGPEDAPEILDNLTLWTAIAIVLVIFAYTLPLASIVENGGLFGPGIEGRQLTLAPDTAAVLETVREVIP, from the coding sequence ATGCGTAACGCCTACGTCGATCAGTTCCCGGCGGAGGCGAAGGTGATCAAGGCCGCCTTCTGGAGTTCCTTCATCGCGCTGGCCATCGGCGGCCTCCTCGGACTCGTGCAAGCGCTCCACCGGACGGACGTCGTCCGGTTCATCGATTCGGCGGACTACTACACCGTGTTGACGGCCCACGGCGTCCTGTTGGCGATCACGTTCACGATCTTCTTCCTCGTGGGCATCTTCACCTGGGCGGTGACGACCAGCCTCGAGCGGGGCGTCGTCGACACCCGTTTCACCTGGTCGTGGTACGCGATGATGGTGGTCGGCACGGTACTGGTCGGCGTCACGATCTTCGCCGGCTTCCTCGAGGACGCGCCGGAGATCCTCGGCGCGCCGCTGAACGCGGACGTCCTCTTCACGTTCTACGCGCCGCTGCAGGCCCACCCCTTCTTCTACGTCGGACTGGTGCTGTTCGTCGTCGGCTCCTGGCTCGCCGGCGTCGACTGGTTCCGGACGTGGTGGGCCTGGCGTGACGAGAATCCGGACGCGCGGATCCCGCTGCCGACGTTCATGGTGTTGACGACGACGCTGTTCTGGTACATCTGTACGTTCGGCGTCGCGCTGTCGATCCTCGTCTTCCTGCTGCCGTGGTCGCTGGGGCTCGTCGACTCCGTCAACCCGCTGCTGACCCGGACGCTGTTCTGGTACTTCGGCCACGCCGTCGTCTACTTCTGGCTGATGCCGACGTACGTGATGTGGTACATCATGCTGCCGAAGTTCTCCGGCGGGAAGCTGTTCAGCGATCCGCTCGCACGCGTCGTCTTCGTGTTGTTCCTGCTGCTCTCGACCCCGCTGGGCATCCACCACCAGTATCTGGATCCCGGCATCGCGGAAGGCTACAAGTTCATCGCGATGACGAACACGATGTTCCTGTTGCTGCCGAGCCTGCTGACCGCGTTCACCGTCGTCGCGAGCATGGAACACGGCGCGCGCCAGCGCGGCGGCGAGGGCTATCTCGGCTGGCTCAGAGCCCTGCCGTGGCGCGATCCGGTCTTCACCGGCATGGCGCTCGCGGGCCTGATGTTCGCCGCGGCCGGCTTCTCCGGCATGATCAACGCGGGGATGAACATCAACTACCTCGTCCACAACACCTGGTGGGTCGTCGGCCACTTCCACCTCACCGTCGGCACCGCCGTCGCGCTGACGTTCATGGCGGCCGCCTACTGGTTCATCCCGCAGGTGACCGGCAAGGCGCTGTGGAACCGCTCCGTCGCGCTGGGGCAGGTCCTGCTGTGGTTCATCGGCATGACGTTCATGTCGAACGCGATGCACCGCTCGGGGCTGTTCGGGATGCCCCGCCGGACCGCCGAGCCCCAGTACAGCGGCTTCGAGTTCGAACCCGCGGCCGGGACCGTCGGCGAGATCAACGCGCAGGTCGCCCTCGGCGCCGTGATCCTGACCGTCTCGCTGGCCCTGTTCCTCCTGAACATGGTCCTGACGTCGTTCAACGGGACCAGCGACGCGATTCCGGACAACACCTACGCCGGAACGCTCTCCGGGCCCGAGGACGCGCCGGAGATCCTCGATAACCTCACGCTCTGGACCGCCATCGCCATCGTCCTCGTGATCTTCGCGTACACGCTCCCGCTCGCGAGCATCGTCGAGAACGGCGGCCTGTTCGGCCCCGGCATCGAGGGGCGACAGCTCACGCTCGCCCCCGATACCGCGGCCGTCCTCGAGACCGTCCGTGAGGTGATCCCATAG
- a CDS encoding CbaC protein, with protein sequence MRISKAGLLVVTAIVIPVVVELRTALSWFGIELSVLEGVALAVAIVLAIVVWAVWPSDGNGNAESEPTGPE encoded by the coding sequence ATGCGCATCTCCAAGGCCGGTCTACTCGTCGTCACGGCGATCGTCATCCCGGTCGTCGTCGAACTCCGCACCGCGCTCTCGTGGTTCGGCATCGAGCTCTCGGTCCTCGAGGGGGTCGCCCTCGCCGTCGCGATCGTCCTCGCGATCGTCGTCTGGGCGGTGTGGCCGTCCGACGGGAACGGCAACGCCGAATCCGAACCCACCGGTCCCGAGTGA
- a CDS encoding ArsR family transcriptional regulator, whose amino-acid sequence MGINDEELIRLLTDATNRKVLTALNDCPRGLSVTELAERLASADETELDRTIVSLHHEYLPRLDEVGLVTYDRDENIVTGGHRSTGDADWMAVEALDELLSQFGTGDGPAERTVGRLEGREAVYDYCRDLADSADDELFLIYASADLLDEACLPCAENAIERGVELHAGTKNRAAREFFRERLPEATIWEPQMDWMYERANYPKVSRLIVADRETVVVGLWEEDATGEKTEVAMIGEGRTNPLVVLTRELLGPRLDHLDYQSDEFLGDLPFET is encoded by the coding sequence ATGGGGATAAATGACGAAGAACTCATTCGATTACTCACAGATGCCACTAATCGTAAAGTTCTAACTGCTCTCAATGATTGTCCTCGCGGCCTCTCCGTAACGGAGCTCGCTGAACGCCTCGCTTCGGCGGACGAGACGGAACTGGACCGGACGATCGTCTCGCTTCATCACGAGTACCTTCCCCGACTCGACGAAGTCGGACTCGTCACGTACGACCGCGATGAAAATATCGTTACTGGCGGACATCGCTCGACGGGTGACGCCGATTGGATGGCCGTCGAAGCGCTCGACGAACTGCTCTCGCAGTTCGGGACGGGAGACGGACCGGCCGAGCGTACCGTCGGACGGCTCGAGGGTCGCGAAGCGGTGTACGACTACTGCCGAGACCTGGCTGACAGCGCCGACGACGAGCTCTTTCTGATCTACGCGTCCGCCGACTTACTCGACGAAGCGTGTCTCCCGTGCGCGGAGAACGCCATCGAGCGGGGCGTCGAACTTCACGCCGGGACGAAAAATCGAGCCGCTCGAGAGTTCTTTCGGGAGCGTCTCCCGGAAGCGACGATCTGGGAGCCACAGATGGACTGGATGTACGAACGGGCGAACTATCCCAAGGTGAGTCGGCTCATCGTCGCCGATCGAGAGACCGTCGTCGTCGGTCTCTGGGAGGAGGACGCCACTGGTGAGAAAACGGAGGTCGCGATGATCGGAGAGGGACGGACCAATCCGTTGGTGGTCCTCACCCGCGAACTGCTCGGCCCTCGATTGGACCATCTCGATTACCAGAGTGACGAGTTTCTCGGGGATCTTCCGTTCGAAACGTGA
- a CDS encoding sulfite oxidase yields MSTDESRESRRDEIDAILERKDGGVREARDEADKYTVVGAADRRTYANWLTPVEEHFVCHRNDIPDADADSWTVSLTGHLDEEYSLSELNDEFPTVAVAHTMECAGNGRGQHRPETGSVQWGFEAAGTAIWTGTPLSSVLRGRLDDADDDAWLTAVGGDPSDGDDVFARSIPLSKALEDCILATEMNGRPLPREHGFPVRLIVPGWYGVNCVKWVEELRLMDAMVVDGSLDRPGDHAYWQQESYRLHPADTDPEPNETVETVDTWAQLEAGEPEHPYTFDQTVMSIIGAPDGESAVSAPDDGTVEITGVAWAGDDGVERVEVSTDGGDTWDDAELFGPDYAGAWRLFRYDWDATPGTHVLCSRATDERDRRQPMRISNPDAWRDALEADEFPWNEGGYAANAVMPNAVEIDVEEP; encoded by the coding sequence ATGAGCACAGATGAGTCTCGAGAGAGCCGCCGCGACGAGATCGACGCGATCCTCGAGCGAAAGGACGGCGGCGTCCGAGAGGCCCGCGATGAGGCCGACAAGTACACCGTCGTCGGCGCGGCCGACAGGCGAACCTACGCGAACTGGCTGACGCCCGTCGAGGAGCACTTCGTCTGCCACCGCAACGACATTCCCGACGCCGACGCGGACTCGTGGACCGTCTCCCTGACGGGCCACCTCGACGAGGAGTACTCGCTGTCGGAACTGAACGACGAGTTCCCGACGGTCGCAGTCGCCCACACGATGGAGTGTGCCGGCAACGGTCGCGGACAGCACCGCCCGGAGACGGGGAGCGTCCAGTGGGGGTTCGAGGCCGCCGGGACGGCGATCTGGACCGGGACGCCGCTCAGTTCGGTGCTGCGCGGCCGACTGGACGACGCGGACGACGACGCGTGGCTCACGGCCGTCGGCGGCGATCCCTCGGACGGCGACGACGTCTTCGCGCGGTCGATCCCGCTCTCGAAGGCGCTCGAGGACTGCATCCTCGCCACCGAGATGAACGGCCGGCCGCTCCCCCGCGAACACGGCTTCCCGGTTCGGCTGATCGTCCCCGGCTGGTACGGCGTCAACTGCGTCAAGTGGGTCGAGGAACTCCGGCTGATGGACGCGATGGTCGTCGACGGCTCGCTGGATCGGCCCGGCGACCACGCCTACTGGCAGCAGGAATCCTATCGACTGCATCCCGCCGACACCGACCCAGAACCGAACGAGACCGTCGAAACGGTCGATACGTGGGCGCAACTCGAGGCGGGCGAGCCCGAACACCCGTACACGTTCGACCAGACCGTGATGTCGATCATCGGCGCCCCTGACGGCGAATCCGCGGTGAGCGCACCCGATGACGGGACGGTCGAAATCACCGGCGTCGCCTGGGCCGGCGACGACGGCGTCGAACGCGTCGAGGTCTCGACCGATGGCGGCGACACGTGGGACGACGCGGAACTGTTCGGTCCCGACTACGCGGGCGCGTGGCGGCTGTTCCGATACGACTGGGACGCGACGCCGGGGACGCATGTCCTCTGCTCGCGGGCGACCGACGAACGGGACCGCCGACAGCCGATGCGAATCTCCAATCCAGATGCGTGGCGCGACGCGCTCGAGGCCGACGAGTTCCCCTGGAACGAGGGCGGGTACGCCGCGAACGCAGTGATGCCCAACGCCGTCGAAATCGACGTCGAGGAGCCGTAG
- a CDS encoding replication factor A (Replication protein A protects and stabilize the intermediate ssDNA that is generated by the unwinding action of a DNA helicase at the replication fork. In addition, SSBs prevent the formation of secondary structures by single-stranded template DNA.), which produces MSDVRQHADDIHDQFSDHIDVSVDDVEERLTTLVDEYKVPIDEARRSVTNHYLEEAGLEREDISRGGSEEVNVEDVDEPEQWIDLTAKVIELWDPRSDSVAQVGLLGDPTGTIKFTKWAKSDLPSLEEGAVYDLRNVVTDEYQGRYSVKLNSTTVIEELDEDLEVGDDTSEIEGALVDMQSGSGLIKRCPKEDCTRVLQNGRCNEHGEVEGEFDLRIKAVVDDGIDAHEVIFDKEATEDLTGLSLEEAKDMAMDALDTTIVADEIHEDIVGTYYRIEGPTFGRYVLADEVEELDDGPADAEQLLIRARSM; this is translated from the coding sequence ATGAGCGACGTACGACAGCACGCGGACGACATACACGACCAGTTTTCGGATCACATCGACGTGAGCGTCGACGACGTCGAGGAGCGACTGACGACGCTCGTCGACGAGTACAAGGTACCCATCGACGAGGCGCGCCGGAGCGTCACCAACCACTACCTCGAAGAGGCCGGCCTCGAGCGAGAGGACATCTCGCGGGGCGGCAGCGAGGAAGTGAACGTCGAGGACGTGGACGAGCCCGAACAGTGGATCGACCTCACCGCGAAGGTCATCGAACTCTGGGACCCCCGGAGCGACTCCGTCGCGCAGGTCGGCCTGCTGGGCGACCCGACGGGCACGATCAAGTTCACCAAGTGGGCCAAATCGGACCTGCCGTCCCTCGAGGAGGGCGCGGTCTACGACCTTCGCAACGTCGTCACCGACGAGTACCAGGGCCGGTACTCGGTCAAACTCAACTCGACGACGGTAATCGAGGAGCTCGACGAGGACCTCGAGGTCGGCGACGACACCAGCGAGATCGAGGGCGCGCTCGTGGACATGCAGAGCGGCAGCGGCCTCATCAAGCGCTGCCCGAAGGAGGACTGCACGCGCGTCCTCCAGAACGGGCGCTGTAACGAACACGGCGAGGTCGAGGGCGAGTTCGACCTCCGCATCAAGGCGGTCGTCGACGACGGGATCGACGCCCACGAGGTCATCTTCGACAAGGAGGCCACCGAGGACCTGACGGGTCTGAGCCTCGAGGAGGCCAAGGACATGGCGATGGACGCCCTGGACACGACCATCGTCGCCGACGAGATTCACGAGGACATCGTCGGCACCTACTACCGCATCGAGGGGCCGACCTTCGGCCGCTACGTGCTGGCCGACGAGGTCGAGGAACTCGACGACGGACCCGCCGACGCCGAACAGCTGCTGATCAGAGCGAGGTCGATGTGA
- a CDS encoding DNA-binding protein → MSQSELTREVARRVFASEFNDSTYTFKESDDERAPNYALLPTGDRANRVFVVGTLTETEDVGEDSEYWRGRVVDPTGTFFVYAGQYQPEAASTLRDTEPPAYVSIVGKPRTYETDDGTVNVSLRPESISIVDDATRDRWVVETAERTLDRIEAFEEWEAEQEAPESGSTAPANEYAQMARERYDSPVVNYRNDVIQALEQLEDVEDEAEATA, encoded by the coding sequence ATGAGCCAGTCAGAACTCACCCGCGAAGTCGCCCGCCGCGTCTTCGCATCGGAATTCAACGATTCGACGTACACCTTCAAAGAGAGCGACGACGAGCGCGCGCCCAACTACGCGCTGCTCCCGACCGGCGACCGCGCGAACCGCGTGTTCGTCGTCGGCACCCTCACGGAAACGGAGGACGTCGGCGAGGACAGCGAGTACTGGCGCGGCCGGGTCGTCGACCCGACCGGGACGTTCTTCGTCTACGCCGGCCAGTACCAGCCCGAAGCCGCCTCGACGCTCCGCGACACGGAGCCGCCGGCCTACGTCTCCATCGTCGGCAAGCCCCGGACCTACGAGACCGACGACGGCACCGTCAACGTCTCCCTGCGGCCCGAGTCGATTTCGATCGTCGACGACGCCACCCGCGACCGCTGGGTCGTCGAGACCGCCGAGCGCACCCTCGACCGCATCGAGGCGTTCGAGGAGTGGGAGGCCGAGCAGGAGGCCCCCGAGAGCGGCTCGACGGCGCCCGCCAACGAGTACGCCCAGATGGCCCGCGAGCGCTACGACTCGCCGGTCGTCAACTACCGCAACGACGTGATTCAGGCGCTCGAGCAACTCGAGGACGTCGAGGACGAGGCCGAAGCGACGGCCTGA
- a CDS encoding phospholipase, whose amino-acid sequence MTGADSRRSMDAVDGPHAGQPLLTAGAPALAAEAALVCCHGRGATAQGVVNLFDPVYRHGVAVLAPQAERSRWYPRSATAPRTENEPWLSSSVDCVAAACEAAAEIGIQPERTVLAGFSQGACVVAEFVRRNPGRYGGLAVLSATLPGSDAELEATDIDGSLEETSVLLGYGGEDPRVDSERVAATARIFERADAAVDERRYPDAGHEVTDDEFSAIGDLLETALEA is encoded by the coding sequence ATGACGGGAGCCGACTCGAGACGGTCGATGGACGCCGTCGACGGTCCGCACGCCGGTCAACCGCTGCTCACGGCCGGGGCACCCGCGCTGGCCGCCGAGGCCGCGCTCGTCTGTTGTCACGGCCGCGGCGCGACCGCCCAGGGCGTCGTCAACCTCTTCGATCCCGTCTACCGTCACGGCGTCGCCGTCCTCGCCCCGCAGGCCGAGCGGAGCCGCTGGTATCCCCGATCGGCGACCGCGCCGCGAACCGAAAACGAGCCGTGGCTCTCCTCGAGCGTCGACTGCGTGGCCGCCGCCTGCGAGGCCGCGGCCGAGATCGGTATCCAACCGGAGCGAACCGTTCTCGCGGGCTTCTCGCAGGGCGCCTGCGTCGTCGCGGAGTTCGTTCGCCGAAACCCGGGCCGATACGGCGGGCTCGCCGTTCTCTCCGCGACCCTGCCGGGATCGGACGCCGAACTCGAGGCGACCGATATCGACGGCTCGCTCGAGGAGACGTCGGTCCTGCTCGGCTACGGCGGCGAGGACCCCCGCGTCGACTCCGAGCGCGTCGCCGCGACGGCACGGATCTTCGAGCGCGCGGACGCCGCGGTCGACGAGCGGCGCTATCCGGACGCGGGTCACGAGGTCACCGACGACGAGTTTTCGGCGATCGGCGACCTGCTCGAGACCGCCCTCGAGGCGTGA
- a CDS encoding VOC family protein, translated as MRTDTPGLHHVTGLVGDAQTAVDFYAGALGLRLATQTVNFEDILQHHLYFGDAVGTPGTVLTHFPDPHADPGRVGKPQVASVAFVVPEGALEYWRDRLVDHDVAVEGPLERFDERVLRFEDPAGTRLELVAGPPDAPDPSGVEPWTDGPVPEDVAIRALHGVSTLSVNPYATAGTLETLGFEYEAERDDRVRYRATGDRAAVVDVLDRDAEFGREGPGTLHHVAVRVESEDDLHEWRALFDDRGHDVSRVKDRHFFHSLYVREPGGVLFELATETDGVAASGPEGGPGESLHLPDWFERDRGLIESQLPELTVPAASERTDGDIDNTDTETGADR; from the coding sequence ATGCGCACCGACACGCCGGGCCTCCACCACGTCACGGGGCTGGTCGGGGACGCCCAGACGGCCGTCGACTTCTACGCGGGCGCGCTCGGCCTCCGACTCGCGACCCAGACGGTGAACTTCGAGGACATCCTCCAGCACCACCTCTACTTCGGCGACGCGGTCGGCACGCCCGGGACGGTTCTGACCCACTTTCCCGATCCCCACGCCGATCCGGGCCGGGTCGGCAAACCGCAGGTCGCGTCGGTCGCGTTCGTCGTCCCCGAGGGCGCCCTCGAGTACTGGCGAGATCGACTCGTCGATCACGACGTCGCGGTCGAGGGCCCGCTCGAGCGCTTCGACGAGCGCGTCCTGCGGTTCGAGGACCCCGCCGGGACGCGACTGGAACTCGTCGCCGGTCCGCCGGACGCGCCCGACCCGAGCGGCGTCGAGCCGTGGACCGACGGGCCGGTTCCCGAGGACGTCGCGATCCGCGCGCTCCACGGCGTCTCGACGCTCTCGGTGAACCCCTACGCGACCGCGGGCACGCTCGAGACGCTCGGATTCGAGTACGAGGCGGAACGCGACGATCGAGTGCGGTACCGCGCCACCGGCGACCGAGCCGCCGTCGTCGACGTCCTCGATCGGGACGCCGAGTTCGGCCGCGAGGGGCCGGGCACCCTCCACCACGTCGCGGTCCGCGTCGAGAGCGAGGACGACCTCCACGAGTGGCGGGCGCTGTTCGACGACCGCGGCCACGACGTCTCGCGGGTCAAGGACCGCCACTTCTTCCACTCGCTGTACGTCCGCGAGCCGGGCGGCGTCCTCTTCGAACTGGCGACCGAGACCGACGGCGTCGCCGCGAGCGGTCCCGAGGGCGGCCCCGGCGAGTCGCTGCACCTGCCCGACTGGTTCGAGCGGGATCGGGGGCTGATCGAGAGCCAGTTGCCGGAACTGACCGTTCCCGCGGCGAGTGAGCGTACTGACGGCGATATCGACAACACAGACACCGAGACCGGCGCTGACCGATGA
- a CDS encoding ribbon-helix-helix protein, CopG family, producing MGNKNKTISFRVNEDAFEALQDIAEERDISLSAVFRDYVDQLVEHDGQVEVVPEDELEAMGGEDDGEQTFPPTVEVRKSFVREHERLELEAEHLREQLDEYKGYVNDLQDRLEDEEDEILLLDDLDDEDESYQLR from the coding sequence ATGGGCAACAAGAACAAGACGATCTCGTTTCGGGTGAACGAGGACGCGTTCGAGGCGCTTCAGGACATCGCCGAAGAGCGCGACATCTCGTTGTCCGCCGTCTTCCGGGACTACGTCGACCAGCTGGTCGAACACGACGGCCAAGTCGAGGTCGTTCCCGAGGACGAACTCGAGGCGATGGGCGGCGAGGACGACGGCGAGCAGACGTTCCCGCCGACCGTCGAAGTCCGGAAGAGCTTCGTCCGCGAACACGAACGGCTCGAACTCGAGGCCGAACACCTCCGAGAGCAGCTCGACGAGTACAAGGGCTACGTCAACGACCTGCAGGACCGCCTCGAGGACGAGGAAGACGAGATCCTGCTGCTCGACGATTTAGACGACGAAGACGAATCGTACCAGTTGCGATAG
- a CDS encoding DUF5814 domain-containing protein, translating to MAITDKIYVKNHRQLSSQLETNIPKGAFKGATLDMLFQGQGLEKLDDATRDRVLDFTEDFLDCSCDNNPYCGCPERKFIRYLLELRAEGLGPDAIVDVMTDDYMVYAYPGDVLSFLDNAVRTLEAAEGLARVDGESEKHDEIRQAKQNLAR from the coding sequence GTGGCCATCACCGACAAAATCTACGTCAAAAATCACCGCCAGCTCAGCTCCCAGCTCGAGACGAACATCCCGAAGGGCGCGTTCAAGGGCGCGACGCTGGACATGCTCTTCCAGGGTCAGGGCCTCGAGAAGTTAGACGACGCGACCCGGGATCGCGTCCTCGACTTCACGGAGGACTTCTTGGACTGTAGCTGCGACAACAACCCCTACTGCGGCTGCCCGGAGCGGAAGTTCATCCGGTATCTCCTCGAGTTGCGCGCCGAGGGGCTGGGCCCGGACGCGATCGTCGACGTGATGACCGACGACTATATGGTCTACGCCTACCCCGGCGACGTCCTCTCGTTTCTGGACAACGCCGTCCGGACGCTCGAGGCGGCCGAGGGGCTGGCGCGGGTCGACGGCGAGAGCGAGAAACACGACGAGATCCGGCAGGCGAAGCAGAATCTCGCCCGGTAG